The Mycosarcoma maydis chromosome 22, whole genome shotgun sequence genome contains the following window.
GTTCAAAGCCGAGCTCCTCAAAGTAGAGCCGGTCCgcctcgtcaaagtcggtCGAGACGGTTTCCGGGTTGTAGTTGATCATGATGGTCTTGTGGCCCATGCTGCGCACCTTTCGCGCACACGTGACCGCACACCAATCGAACTCGACCGAGCTGCCGATTCGATAGACACCGGATCCCAGCACCATGGTACCGTCGTTGTCAAACTCGACATCGTGCGTAGTGGCGTTGTAGGTGGTGTACAGGTAGTTTGTCTGCGCCGGGTATTCGGCGGCGACCGTGTCGATACGCTTGACAAACGGCGTAAGCCCAAACGCCTTTCGGTGGGCGCGCACCTCGTGCTCCTTGGCGTTGGTAAGCTTGGCAATCTGTCGATCCGAGAAACCGCGCTGTTTGGCGAGCTTCATGAGCTCCTTGTCGAccgccgagagcgagccgagcttctcgagctgacgGTTGATGTTGACAAtgttctcgagcttgtaCAGGAAGAACctgtcgatcttggtcaGTTCGTGCAGCTTCTCCACGTCGTAGTTTTTCACGAGCATCGCGTAGGCGATCGCAAACAGACGCGTGTCGGTCGGCACCGACAGAGCGTGGTCGAGGTCGTCAGGAACAATGTAGGCATCAAAGCCGTCGTAGGCAGGAGCGACCTGTCGGATGGCCTTTTGAAGCGACTCTTCAAAGGTTCGACCGACCGACATGACCTCACCGACCGACTTCATCGAAGAGCCCACCTCACGGTTGACGTGTTGGAACTTGCTCAAGTCCCACTTGGGGATCTTGGTGACAATGTAGTCGAGCGCGGGCTCGAAGCAGGCGGTGGTGCTCTTGGTGACCGCGTTGGGGAGCTCGGGGAGCGTGTATCCGAGggcaagcttggcagcagtATAGGCAAGCGGGTAACCGGTGGCCTTGGAAGCCAGAGCCGACGAACGCGAGAGACGAGGGTTGACCTCGATCACTCGGTACTCACGGCTGTCCGGGCTAAGGGCGTACTGGATGTTGCACTCtccgacgatgccgaggtggcGAATCACCTTGAGCGCGGCGGATCGGAGCATGTGGTAGTTGTCGTCCGAAAGCGTCTGCGAGGGGGCAACGACGATCGAGTCACCCGTGTGGATACCCAAGGGGTCAAAGTTTTCCATGTTGCAGCAAATGATGGCGTTGTCCTCCTGGTCACGCAGCACCTCGTACTCGGACTCCTTCCAGCCCTTGAGCGACTTCTCGACAAGGATCTGCGGgctgagcgagagcgaACGCGCCGAGAGATCGCgcagctcatcctcgtTGTCCGCAAAACCGGAACCGAGACCACCGAGAGCGTAAGCGGCACGGACAATGACCGGGTAGCCAATCTGCTCGGccgccttgagcgcctgGGGCACGGTGGAGACGGCTTCAGACTTGGCAACGGGGATATtgatctggtcgagcgCCTGGACGAATAGGTCACGGTCCTCGCACATTCGGAGGACGTCGACCTGGGAACCGAGCACCTTGACACCCAGACGGTCAAAGAcgcccatctcgtcgagcttgacacCGACGTTGAGCGCACTCTGACCACCAAACGTGAGGAGGACGCCATCGGGGCGCTCCTTTTCGAGAACGTAGGCTACGTATTCGGGCGAGATGGGAAGAAAGTAGATCTGGCTCGCAAGTTGATGCGAGGTTGGATAATCNNNNNNNNNNNNNNNNNNNNNNNNNNNNNNNNNNNNNNNNNNNNNNNNNNNNNNNNNNNNNNNNNNNNNNNNNNNNNNNNNNNNNNNNNNNNNNNNNNNNGATCGTTTCGATACCCGACTCCCtgagcgccttgatggCTTGCGAGCCCGAGTAGTCGAATTCGCCCGCCTGGCCGATGGAAAGACCACCGGAGCCAACAAGGACGACCTTTTTAACGTCGGagcgctcgactttggGGAGGTACTTGCTCCATTTCTGTAGACCCGTGGCAGCCGGTTCGATGTCCTTGACGGCAGCGCCGGCTACGCGCGAAGAAGCGGGCGCATTGAGGAGCGCCGAGGTAGAGAAACGCGAACGGAAGAGCTGGCTAGCGCAAGTGGCGAGACGCTTGCAATTCAACGACGCCGTTGCGGCATTGCTGTGGAGGGTGCGAGCCGCGGTGGGCAGCTGCGAGGTAGAAGCCAGCTGCGAAGCCGAGTTGGCGCCTCGAGAAACGGCTCGGATGCTTCGATACATGACGATCGATCACAAGCTTGCGAGACGACGACGGTAGGGCTTGAGGAGGAGCGACGACGTTTCAAGTCGGATCTGGCTACTGCTGGGCTATCTTATCAACTACAAACTTGCAAGCGACCGGATCGGAAAGCCGGGGTCGGGGGACGTCTGTGCGCCGATAAGGGCGAGCGGGGCACGTGAGGCTTGAGGAAAGAACGAGTAGCGCGGAAGAACAGGATTGACAGGCAGCAGGGTCTCGTGCAAGGAGGATCTAGTGGATCTCCGGGTTAGtagccaagctcgaacaaGGAGGAGCTAGAAGGCTGCAAGAACGAGGAGGAGAGAGCTGTTGAAGGACAAGACGGAGGGGGGAGAAGACGAAGCCGGACTGATATCCGGAGAGGGATGGGCATTTTCAATCATCCATCGAGCGCCAGTCAGCTGCTCTTGTTCGACTCATCGCTCGACTAGTCACAGAGTGACGCTGGCTGGCTATCTGAGCGGATGAAaaaagcagaagaagaacaggaagaaaaaaaaattagcagaaggagaaagagaaGCGGGAAAAAATTAGGGTTTTCCTTTCCTAGTCAGACAAATCTACCATCGGATAAGAAACACATCCACTCTCTTTCTGTGGCCTGTGTAGTGTATTGTTTCGTTCTTTCTTTTGACGAGTCTCGGCCTGCACTGCTCGTTCCTGTGCGCAGTGCGCAAGGTGGCTCGATGTTTGGCTTGATTGGACAACGCGCCGATGAGTCAGTCGACTGCCTGTGTATGATCTGTGATCGATCacgcttccatctcgctccAACATGGATGTGCTGCTCACTGATTGGCTGCTTTTCGCACTCAgagccaatcacgaatcacgaatcgaatgactcacaactcgaAACAAGATGAGAAAAGACCAAAGCAAAAAAACAATACAGAATCCGAAAAAAATAATTAAGTTATCAGAATCGGCAGTGCTGCTTCAGCTTTCATGTttgcgactcacgactcgcagactcgcgactgtgactgcagCGTCGTCTCATCACGAATTCAGATCTCGCCCGACGATCGGAACGCACCAACGCACGCACGGTGATTGGAGATAACTCAAGTCGAGCTCTCCAACCGAACACGCGAGCATGACTCACACTTGACACGCTGTGACTCGCTCCACCTGACGCCTGCCAAGACGGCCAGATTCAAACGCCTTGCAAATGCCGTCGCCAGACGTGAAATCGCGTCCACGTTCGGCTCGGCTTTTGGCACTTGCATTCAcagactcacactcacactcgtcactgagactcgtgactgtgactgtgattGAGCAACTActtgcattcacgattcgctcgCTACTTACCGCTTCTATCGGCCACCTTCTCCAGCTTGCTATCACGCTCCAGACGTCCGTCCCGCTTCGAAATTTCAGTACGCCTCCGAACGTGCGGCGcatgctcgccaagctcgtcgcaGCGTGGTACAAGTACACTTATCCGCGAGTCGTGAAAAACCATGTGTGCTGCGCTGTGGGTGTTCTGCAGATCGGGTAGCGATCGGGCAAGTGTTTGGTCAATCTACGATCCAGCCGTCTGTCGCTATCCATCGTGCATGCTTGATCGTCGTATCATGCAGACATTCGTGCTTGCGTTATCAGTCGCAACGTGTCTTGACACGCATCAACCATCCACAGTTGACCACGCCAAACAACGTGATGCAACACCGCAGCATCAGTTGCACAATATCAATGACAAGTCGGCTCCCCCTTCAGGCAATTTGAAACTCATCCGCAGCGTGAGCTCCCAAGACGCcgtgcttcttgctcatcttgcCCAACGCCCTAACCTTGGCGTACATCCTCGCCTCGGCGTCGGtctgcttggccttgtcaTCCGCCActcctgcagctgctgctgctttctGTGCCTCCCTagcgagcttcttgcttcgATTCGAGCCGTCGGCATTCGCCACAATGCT
Protein-coding sequences here:
- a CDS encoding putative carbamoyl-phosphate synthase (glutamine-hydrolyzing), with the protein product MYRSIRAVSRGANSASQLASTSQLPTAARTLHSNAATASLNCKRLATCASQLFRSRFSTSALLNAPASSRVAGAAVKDIEPAATGLQKWSKYLPKVERSDVKKVVLVGSGGLSIGQAGEFDYSGSQAIKALRESGIETIDYPTSHQLASQIYFLPISPEYVAYVLEKERPDGVLLTFGGQSALNVGVKLDEMGVFDRLGVKVLGSQVDVLRMCEDRDLFVQALDQINIPVAKSEAVSTVPQALKAAEQIGYPVIVRAAYALGGLGSGFADNEDELRDLSARSLSLSPQILVEKSLKGWKESEYEVLRDQEDNAIICCNMENFDPLGIHTGDSIVVAPSQTLSDDNYHMLRSAALKVIRHLGIVGECNIQYALSPDSREYRVIEVNPRLSRSSALASKATGYPLAYTAAKLALGYTLPELPNAVTKSTTACFEPALDYIVTKIPKWDLSKFQHVNREVGSSMKSVGEVMSVGRTFEESLQKAIRQVAPAYDGFDAYIVPDDLDHALSVPTDTRLFAIAYAMLVKNYDVEKLHELTKIDRFFLYKLENIVNINRQLEKLGSLSAVDKELMKLAKQRGFSDRQIAKLTNAKEHEVRAHRKAFGLTPFVKRIDTVAAEYPAQTNYLYTTYNATTHDVEFDNDGTMVLGSGVYRIGSSVEFDWCAVTCARKVRSMGHKTIMINYNPETVSTDFDEADRLYFEELGFERVMDIYELEGATGVVVSVGGQLPQNIALRLKETGVNVLGTDPLMIDSAEDRHKFSQILDDIGVDQPEWTEATSVDKAKEFAARVSYPVLVRPSYVLSGAAMNVIWDESTLEHHLTAAAEVNTDYPVVISKFIDNAQEIDVDAVAHNGELLVHAVSEHVENAGVHSGDATLVLPPFSLDPNDLARLKVIAQKVAKAFNISGPFNMQVIRKPTGEGESESEAALKVIECNLRASRSFPFVSKVLGVNFIDIATNAIVGKDVPEPVDLMAKERDYVAIKVPQFSWTRLAGADPYLGVEMASTGEVASFGKDLYEAAWASIASQTAFRVPQPNTGVLMGGDVTKPQFASIAKKLFDLGFKLYCSDAEVEEYINSLDGVRAKRIRFPVKDKRKLREVFDEHEINIVINLAKFRGRDLLDQDYVARRNAVDFGIPLLNEARSAELFVDALAARIPHGCLSGYEEGRIPSEVQPWKFFVKEEAHADK